The following nucleotide sequence is from Pedobacter sp. PACM 27299.
GTTTGGAGGGAAAACTGATTGGACAAGTCAATCTGGTGCTTATCGGACAGCACTATATCAATCCAAAAGGATCCTTTACTCTGATTACGGGGGCGCTTTCTCATGAACCAGTTCCTATGTTTGCTAATGCTTCCGCTGCCAATGGGGGCGTAGAATCTTTCGTTAGGGCGGCAGCTATTGAACTGGAAAAGGGGATCCGTATCAATGCGGTCAGCCCAACGGTCATCGAAGCATCACCACAATACTTTGCGTACTTCCAGGGGGATATTCCTGTCACCATGCAGCAATTGGAATACGGATTTCGCAAAAGTGTATTTGGCGCAAACACCGGACAAATTATTAAACCTTACTAAAGAGATATAGCAAGGTTCAATACTTCAAACTTGCTTAGAATTTACATTGCTTTTTAATTTAGTGTTAAAATTTATTAGTTTAGTTTCATCATTAATAATCACTATAAACCAAAATTAATAGCTCTTAAAACATGTACATTCTATTCAATTTTATCAACAGAAGCAATAGTTCTGATGCTTCTGTTGTTTTCTTTCAAAAAAATGATGCTGTCGGTTCTGATGGTACTGCTATCGCATTTAAGGTAATCAAGAATCCTATACCGGGAGTACCTATTCCTTATAGTTTTCCATTGCTTATGCAAATCGGAGCAACTGATAATTCTGGGCATTATACTGTGACGATGGATGCAGCCGGCGGGGATACTTTCTTGCTGCAGCGGGCATCCACAGATCCAAACAGCTTCGTAAAAACCTATGGTAAAGGCGATCTGAATCAAATCAAGATGTATAATCTTTTATCGAACACTCCGGCAAACGCGTATCTATATAGAGACAGCAAGGTATTCGCTCGTTTGATGGCAGTTAGATATCTGGATAGCGGAATATTTGAGGTCAAACCGGTTTTATGGGTTGGCGTTTTAGATCAGGTGGCTGAGGGAGCTGTGATCAGCGCAGCAAGCTTATCCAGCATTAAAAGTAATTTACCATTGTCGGGTGTTAAAAGTGCCGATATCATCATGACTGGTGATATCGGCGCCTTTAACTTTACACTGGAAAATGTAGTGATGGGCTAGGGCCATGCCACAAGCTATCCATTTTTAATCTGATAATTTTTTGCTATCTGTTAATTTAGGGATATATACTAATAAGTCGTATCCCTTTATAATTCTTAATAGGCCAGTATCTTCTATTTTCAATTTATTTTTAATGATTGCTTTCCTCAAAGGTCTTAAGTCAAAGCAAAACCAGTCTTTATTGTTCAATTCTTTAAGAAAAGATTTTGGCAAATCATCTTCATCGCCTTCTCCTTCACTTTTTCCAACGACCATAATGTGTAAGGATTTTTTGAAGTCAGCTTCTTCCAGGTTATACAGGAGACTGCTGATATCATAAATGTCATAGCTGGCTAATAAAGTCTTGGAATTGCTACATTTGAGTGGACAGTAAGTTATCAAATTCACTTAACTTACTGTCCACTCAAATGTAGCAATTCCAGTGAAACAAAAATAGCTTTGCAGTTTAACGCTTACAAGATGTTCACTGTGTAACTACTTGTTCAGTAGCTGAATATGCGATATTCGGTGAGTAGGTCGAATTTTCCAAATGACTCACCTAATCGCTCAATTTTATATGAGAATTGGTGCAAGTTTTGGTACCACCGTAAAAGTAAAAAGGCCGTTAATCATGGGATTAACAGCCTTTTGTACGTTTTGATTTTGAATCTTGTGATCCCGCTGGGATTCACACCTAGGGTGAAAATCAACGTTTATTCATTATCTGGGAGGTTTTGGAATCGGTACTAACCGAATCGCTCACCTTTATTTTGTACGTTTTAGCTGCAAATGCTATGATTGAATTTAAAGAAAAATATCTTGTTTTTCAAATGTTATTACAACCCACTGTTCTAAAACCAATGTTGGTATAGTTGTATACATTTCTACCGTTCCAAATTCTCTTGTAATATTTTCAATCGCTCTCTAATATTGGATACATCGTTAGTTCCGTGTTGAGAGAGGCGATCATACTCAAGTAAATCATAATCAGCGGCTTCGTAATTGCTCTCTGCAATTGTTCTATTGGTTTTTACCCTGTCAGCGAAATCTAATAAAGATGACCTTGAAATTTCGAGATTTTCCAATTCAGCCCATTTGAATAGTAGATAGAAAACTACAATATTTCCTTGGGATCTTAAAAGAATGTCACTAAGTGCAAAGCACTTATTCATGTTTTGTAAATGATGATAAACGATCTTTCCAACCTTCTCAACAATATCTTTATGGCCTGATTTATATTTTTTCGCCATTGAGTCTAAATAAACTTTTTTGGTGTCAATTAGTTTACCATTCTCTTCGTGTGATATTTCAACAAGTAGAAGCCTTGCAACGACTTCGTAATGTTGGTATCTATTGTTCGCAAATCGAACCTTGTTAGCAAAAAGGGGGTGTTTTGAGAGGCGTCTAATTTCATTTACCATATCCCCGCCAAAGGCGTTTCTCTTTTCGGCTGAATTTAAGGGGACTGCTTCATTTAGCCTTGAAAACATATCTTCAATTAAATCGAGATCATCAGTCTGAACTCCGATTATTGGTAGAACAAATGAGTCGAATTTTATTTTGATCTTTGGGAACTCTTTCGAAAGATCATCATAACTCAATCCTGCCAATTTCAATAGGGGATCATCTTGATATTCGAAATCATCCGAGAGGCAAAATTTCCCATCTATGAATGCCCAAATAGTTTCAATACGTTGCTTGCCATCTATGATAGCATAAGATTTTCCTGTCTCTTGCTTTTCTTTTCGGTCGAATTGATGAAAATAAATTTTAGGAATGTCATAATTATTTAGAATCGAGTCAATAAGCAATTGCTTTTTTTCGGGCGTCCAAACTCCTCCATTTCTTTGATATTCTGGATCGGTTATAATTTCGTCTTTTTCTGAATAAACACGAAGAATGGTTGCGTGTTGAACTGGATTTGTTTCTATATAACTCATATGTACGTTCCTTTTAATATTTCGCCTATACTCGATAATTCTGGGAATAAGGTGAACTTGCTTATGCCAAGCAATTTTAGTTCCTTTCTAATTCCTTCCTTACAGTTTTGGGGGATTATGTATTTAACTACTTCAGTTCCAGAGCAAAATTCTTCAAGGGGTCTGTTATCAAGGTGATGTATTGTGAATACGCCTAATTGTGCTTGTATTCTAGAATTGTTTCTTGTGGCTATGGTAGCTAAAGGGGTTAACTTATTTCTTGGATTTTGTCCTAAAACCTCTACCGAGTAATTTTTTAACTCGATGTCATCAAAACATAAAATGAAATTTTTCTCCTCTACATTTATGCCGGCAATCTTATTAAGTTCAGTTGGTTTCAATGACCATAGTGCAGCATCATTGTTCTCAGTTGTCATGTCTGAGACAGCAAAATACAGAGCCGTTAATGGGCTTTCTGTCCAGTCTAATAGACGAGTAGGAACACCATAGTGCTGCATTAAGAATAGCCAATCAAAATCATCTTTTGGATGCCTATCCAAAAGCATCCCAGCCGATTGTTTAAATCGTGTTAAAAAACTACCCTCAGATGTTGCACCTGCTAGCCTAATAAGACCAGGCGATAATGTCCACGTAAATTCTCCTTGTCCTCTATACCATAAATCCCCTGAATAGTTTTCGTTGTCTACTTTTAGTGTTTCAATAAGATCACTTACGGATTTAACTTCTTTCATATAATAGCGTTGTAATCAACCATAAGCATGGAGAATTAATATTAGTTATAAGATTATAACAGTCAAGTAAACATAGGAAAAAAAATCAATCCCATTACAATTGTTTAATTTCTATTTTCTACCATTTAAATCTTCATATTTAATGTTTGTGTGGAACTAAGAAAGCTTATGTTAATTATTATCCTTGTAATCAGATTCATCTGCTAGATATGAGAAATATTTGAATTTGGGGTCGGTTCTTTTCCTTTTTTCAAGAAAAATATTTTGTCCTAAAATGGGCTTACACTAAAACAAGGCAAGAAAATGGAAGAAAAAGTTCTATCAAAAAGAAAACCTGGTCAGTACTTCAGTACAAAGCAGAAGCACACAATGATATAGGCGTACCTAGAAAGTGGTAAATCTAAACAGGCGATTTGGAAGGAGTTTACAGGCGATCACCGAGAACGAGGTAAGCTCTTAAAGTTTATTAGACAATCGGGTTACATTGAGGATAGTATTAAGAAAAAATCCATATCATTCTATATGAAAGATAAACCCGTTACTTGTGTAGTTATTCGGTTTCTCGTACTCTCTGCATGATTTGTTGGTAACTTCCGAGATTGTTATGGACATTATCTTTATTTATTTTGCTACATTAAGCTTTTGATTTACTGATTATTAAATCGTTATATATGCAAAAAATCACAGTACAGGAGCTGGTAGAGTATACCCGTAAAACGTCTGAAAAAACCAAGAGTAATTTCGCCCATAAGATTAAAACGCGCGTTCCCAAGGAAAAGCAAGAAACCGATGATGATGGTAGTGGTGGAGATTATTGGATCACCAGTACAAGCTGCATTTATAACGTAATTAAAAATAACAGTGGTAGTTTTTATGAAGGTAAAATCGATGATCTCCTGAAAAAGATTGAGGCTACGGAATTAAAGAAAATCAAGTCAATGCATAGTCGTAATATTGAAATCTTGTCGAGCTTTAAGGATTTCAACCATGAGGATATCAGACCTGTGAAGGTTTTGAAGTTTGAGAAGGTACAAAAGGTGCACAAAATTTATCCTATCGATAATTTCCCATTGTATCTCAATCCCAATTTGGTTTTTACATTTGAGGAAAATGGTAAGATGCAGATTGGTGCCATATGGTTGGTGGCCAAGATTGATGGCTTCAGAAAGACCGAGTTGGGTATGTTCTGCGAACTGTTGTACAGGTTCTTGGTTAAGAACTATTCCGATAATTATCAGATATCAGAGAAATTTTGTACAGCAGTCGATACCTTTGGCGCTCAAAGTATTACTTACGCTGAAATGTTAGCGGTTAACATGCCGTTTTTGATTAAAAAAACAATTGATGATATTAAAGCCTAACCACATGTGTTGTAAAACTAAGATGTGGTTTCACCGAGCATTCTTTAGCCAATAGTAAGGTATTAGAGCGGTGAGTTTAATGTTCTGACAAGAGTACTATCTGTCTATATGGTTAATTTAAGGAGGGATATAAAGTAAAGTGTTTTTGCAGGAGAGTTCCCCCGTGCGCATTAGCGGCTTGCAAAAACACCTTACTCAATGGCCACCGTGCAGTTTTTACGGAGGTGTTTGCGAAAAAGACCAAGGTTTTGAATAAAGGGCAATGGTTTAGTCATTTATCAGCATGCTTTTTAAACTTTCTATTTCTGGATACTGGTAGGCTAGTGTTCCCATCTGTAACTCAAATAATTTTTCCATGAGGATCACTTTTTCGTAAGGAATATCCTGTGAGCTCTCCATGGGTATCCTCCGGTAGTTGTGGAAGGTATTTAGTGAAATGCTTAACAGGTCTGGCAAAATTTGCATCGCTTTACGATATTGCCATACATTGAGATTGAATAAATACTCATCTATCTTGTATTTTCTAATTTGCTTTTCCATGACGTCATGTATTAAGTGCAGTTATCATTTTTTTGATTTAGTTTACGGTTGTGGTGGTGTTATTGATGCAAAAAACGGTCTGGCTGCTATCAATCAGATAGATGACCTCAATTAGTTTTTCTATGTATTCCTTGACAATCACCATTGCACTTCCATCCTCCAAAACCTCATCAATAGTGGGCTGCCTATAGGCATATTCCACTATCCGGCTAAATATTAACCGCCATTCATTTAAGTTCATGAAGCTGAAAAAGTCTTTAAAAAAGTACTGGGTGTTTTTGATTTCCTTATCCGAAAGGGTTTTAAAGTGGGTGGTAATAAGTGTGCTGTAATACCTGTTAAGGTCTATTTCGCATGGAGTAAGTGTGCATGGATCACAGTGCAAAGAGAACTTTGTATCCCTGCAAAAGAAGATGTGACCTGCTTCCAGTAATTTTAGCAGGCACCTGTAATTGTAGAAGTATTCTTCACTTTTTCCATACTGCTGGTTGGTACATGCTGATTTGATCAGCAGTAGAATTTCAGCGCGAAAGGCTTCAATGTCTATTTCATATCTGCAAAAATCTGAAATGAATACGTGTGGGTTTAGGATCTGCTTATCTGTAAGCTGATTGTACCGAAGTTTGTTTCTATTACTCATAATTTTGAAATTAATGAGCCTTGTAGAAGTTAGATCCCCCTAGAGGGGGCTGGACACCTGCATTCTACATTTGCAACCGAGGCACTGGTAAGCCCGCCTTAACTTCAAAATAAATTGAAACATCAGCTTTACCATTTCTTTCAAAATGGTTATCGTACAAAAATATAAGCAAGCGCCAGCCCCACCTAAGCGGCACAGGACTACGAATGTAGGGATTTGGCGCCATACTTACACTCGCACGATAAATTACCAGTTTTTCGGTCGCGAGGCTTGTTGGGTTAAATAATTGAACTATTGTAGTTTACATCATATTTTGATAAATTGATTGTAGAGTAAATATAGAATAAAAATGTCATACATGTATGTCTTTTCTTTTATTATTTTTCTATCCCTTTACAATACGATGAATGAGCCGATAAACATATCCCCGATAGAACAATATGTGATTGATTATGTAATCAAGCTAAGGAAAGAAAAGCACCTTAAACAGGAAGATATTGCAACTATTCTAAATGTGAAGCGCACATTTGTGACCAATGTAGAAAGCGCAAAAAACCGTGCTAAGTATAACCTTGTGCATATCGCAAAACTGGCTGATCATTTTGGGCTTTCTCCAAAAGACTTTCTACCTAAAGAGGTTAGTTTATAATATATCCAGTGTTAATCAAGAGGTATGCCGCCTAGCGCATAAGTAATCAGCTGAATAAGTAGCAAAGTAACTCAGTGTTTTGTTGATTAGGTAACTAAGTGATAGGCTGTCCAATTGGACTGGTAACTTTTTTCTGTCCAGACGATGAACAAAAATCTGCTTTCAGACCTCATTTTCCGATTACAAAATCTGTTTGTTTTGTAATCGGCAAGTTGTGTTTTTGGGTACCCAAAAACTCCCTTGCCTTTATTTATCCTAGCGCCAAAGGGCTAGAATAAATAAAGGAGAGAAAAACCCTGCGCAACTTGGGTTTTCTAAAAGCCACTTAAAAAAACTAAAAAAGACAGGAAGGCAGTTTGGGCGGATCAGCCAGTTTAACGAATTGTTAGTGGTATTTCTCTCTTAATAACGCCATATCAGCACCAACCTTAATGTCTAATATCTTAGCATAGTGCTGAGTCGTTCTGATATTTGTATGCCCAAGCATCTTCGATACACTTTCAATCGGTACGCCATTTAAAAGCGTTACGGTAGTCGCAAAAGTATGACGGGCAATGTGGGAGGTCAGTTTCTTGTCAATCCCGCAGAGATCTGCTATTTCTTTCAGATACTCGTTTACCTTTTGGTTGCTGGGAACAGGAAGTAGATTCCCTTTATTTACGCAAACCTTGTTTGTTGCATAACGATCCATAATTTTAACTGCTGTAGGCAGTAGGGGAATTGCAGATCTGGTTTTTGTCTTTTGCCTGTTGGTGAATATCCAGCGCTCCCCGTCACTTCCTTTTTGGATATGCTCCTGTTTCAATTTAAATACATCTACGTAAGCCAGTCCGGTAAAACAGCAAAAGACAAAAACATCACGAACCTGCCTTAATCTTTCAGATAGGAACTCTTTTTCGGCGATCTGCTGTAGTTCCTCTTGATTGAGATAATAGCGGTCAACATTCTTGATTTTGCCTTTATAGCCAAGAAAATGGTCCTTTTCTACCCAACCATTTTCCAACCCAATGCGCAGAATCTTTCCTAAATTCTTGACGTTTTTAACCACATAGTTATTCTCGCAGTTTTTATCAGACCTTAAATAGTAGTCAAAATCATTCAGGAAAGCTTGATCTACTCTTTTAATGTCCATATCCGTCAGCCCATATTTTGAAAGCATAAAGGCTGATAGGTGTTTTTCTAAGACCTTATAACGGTTCAATGTGCCCTGTACATAACCTTTACCGACCAGAGCCTGCATCTTTTCATTATGATCTTTGACGGCCTCTAGTAAAGTATGCGAGCCATCCATTTTGCCCAGATACCTGCATTTAATGGCTTCCGAAGTTATCCCGATGCCAAAACTAACCAACTCCTGATGTGCCTGATAAATGGAACTTTGCAGTTGATCCAAATAGGAATTAAGCATCTTCACATCTTCTTTAGTTCCGATCAACCGGCTGGATCTCTTACTCCAACGGCTTGGGTTACAATCCCTACTGGTCGCAATTTCTGCACGTTTACCGTCTACCGTGATTCTCATGTAAATAGGTGTGTTGCCACTGATGTAGTTTTTTTGCTTTTTCAGATAAAAAAGCAGGCTGAAGTTCGTTTTCATCATTCAATGATTAAGGGTGAAACAAAAATAGCTTTGCAGTTTAACGATTACAAGATGTTCAGTTTGTAACTGCCTGTTCAGTAGCTGGATAGGTGCCATTCGGTGAGTAGGTCGAATTTTCCAAATGACTCACCGAATCGCTCACTTTTTTTATGAGAATTGGTGCAAGTTTTGGTACCCCCGTAAAAGTAAAAAGGCCGTTAATCATGCGATTAACAGCCTTTTGTACGTTTTGATTTTGAATCTTGTGATCCCGCTGGGATTCGAACCCAGGACCACTACATTAAAAGTGTAATGCTCTACCAGCTGAGCTACGGAATCAAAGCTTTTTTTTTAGCTTTACTTTAAGCGTTTCCGTTTAAAGTGATGCAAATATAGGATTAGGTTATATGAAGTGCAAATTAAAAAATCATAAAATCTATACTGTACTGATTTTAAGCTAGATTATTTATTTTGCTTCCTATTTATCGGCACTTTTTGGTACTAAAATCAACTATTAGGAGTCTAAAACTCATAAAAAAGGAGGAATTTGATCATGAAATGAGGGGCTCATTCCAATATTTCTTCTCAAATTCCTCTCGTTTTTAATTATCTTTTTAGAAAATTAACCAAT
It contains:
- a CDS encoding short chain dehydrogenase — protein: MKIIIVGATGTMGKHLSSAFEKEHDIIRASSKGGDIRVDITNLESVEEMYKTVGPFDALICTAGPSHIGPWSKMSPLDFKNGLEGKLIGQVNLVLIGQHYINPKGSFTLITGALSHEPVPMFANASAANGGVESFVRAAAIELEKGIRINAVSPTVIEASPQYFAYFQGDIPVTMQQLEYGFRKSVFGANTGQIIKPY
- a CDS encoding FRG domain-containing protein; its protein translation is MKEVKSVSDLIETLKVDNENYSGDLWYRGQGEFTWTLSPGLIRLAGATSEGSFLTRFKQSAGMLLDRHPKDDFDWLFLMQHYGVPTRLLDWTESPLTALYFAVSDMTTENNDAALWSLKPTELNKIAGINVEEKNFILCFDDIELKNYSVEVLGQNPRNKLTPLATIATRNNSRIQAQLGVFTIHHLDNRPLEEFCSGTEVVKYIIPQNCKEGIRKELKLLGISKFTLFPELSSIGEILKGTYI
- a CDS encoding DUF262 domain-containing protein, giving the protein MSYIETNPVQHATILRVYSEKDEIITDPEYQRNGGVWTPEKKQLLIDSILNNYDIPKIYFHQFDRKEKQETGKSYAIIDGKQRIETIWAFIDGKFCLSDDFEYQDDPLLKLAGLSYDDLSKEFPKIKIKFDSFVLPIIGVQTDDLDLIEDMFSRLNEAVPLNSAEKRNAFGGDMVNEIRRLSKHPLFANKVRFANNRYQHYEVVARLLLVEISHEENGKLIDTKKVYLDSMAKKYKSGHKDIVEKVGKIVYHHLQNMNKCFALSDILLRSQGNIVVFYLLFKWAELENLEISRSSLLDFADRVKTNRTIAESNYEAADYDLLEYDRLSQHGTNDVSNIRERLKILQENLER
- a CDS encoding helix-turn-helix domain-containing protein, giving the protein MSYMYVFSFIIFLSLYNTMNEPINISPIEQYVIDYVIKLRKEKHLKQEDIATILNVKRTFVTNVESAKNRAKYNLVHIAKLADHFGLSPKDFLPKEVSL
- a CDS encoding site-specific integrase; this encodes MMKTNFSLLFYLKKQKNYISGNTPIYMRITVDGKRAEIATSRDCNPSRWSKRSSRLIGTKEDVKMLNSYLDQLQSSIYQAHQELVSFGIGITSEAIKCRYLGKMDGSHTLLEAVKDHNEKMQALVGKGYVQGTLNRYKVLEKHLSAFMLSKYGLTDMDIKRVDQAFLNDFDYYLRSDKNCENNYVVKNVKNLGKILRIGLENGWVEKDHFLGYKGKIKNVDRYYLNQEELQQIAEKEFLSERLRQVRDVFVFCCFTGLAYVDVFKLKQEHIQKGSDGERWIFTNRQKTKTRSAIPLLPTAVKIMDRYATNKVCVNKGNLLPVPSNQKVNEYLKEIADLCGIDKKLTSHIARHTFATTVTLLNGVPIESVSKMLGHTNIRTTQHYAKILDIKVGADMALLREKYH